In one Niallia taxi genomic region, the following are encoded:
- a CDS encoding 5-oxoprolinase subunit C family protein translates to MSLRVERPGQLTSIQDLGRYGYQKYGVIVSGAMDSISLRIANLLVGNQEKEAVLEMTLVGASFIAEQDLLIAVTGGDMLVAIDEKTLPLWRPVFVKKGSQLRFQSSLTGCRTYLAVAGGFAVDEVMESKSTYLRGEIGGYKGRRLQTGDIINCGIFVSTPILEQLRNSLSDSFSATKWHVNPETFINLKEKVIRVIKGGEFELFTNESQEHFFNGEFQITPNSDRMGFRLQGAPLQMEEPVELISEPVTNGTIQVPKDGNPIVLLADRQTTGGYPKFAQVVTVDLPLLAQKKPGEKIRFKEISLEEAEQLYLRQEKQLEKLKAGLQLKALKPASSAIKL, encoded by the coding sequence ATGAGTTTACGAGTGGAGCGCCCAGGTCAACTTACAAGTATTCAAGATTTGGGAAGATATGGCTATCAAAAATATGGTGTTATTGTCAGCGGGGCAATGGATTCCATTTCTCTGCGGATTGCAAATCTGCTTGTTGGCAATCAGGAAAAAGAAGCGGTTTTGGAGATGACATTAGTCGGAGCTTCCTTTATTGCAGAACAGGACTTGCTTATTGCTGTTACGGGAGGAGATATGCTAGTAGCTATTGATGAAAAGACTTTGCCATTATGGCGCCCTGTATTTGTTAAGAAGGGGAGCCAGCTTCGTTTCCAATCTTCTCTAACAGGCTGCAGAACTTATTTGGCTGTTGCTGGCGGTTTTGCGGTGGACGAAGTTATGGAGAGTAAAAGCACCTATTTACGTGGAGAAATAGGCGGCTATAAAGGTCGAAGATTACAAACAGGAGATATAATAAACTGTGGCATATTTGTAAGCACTCCAATTCTTGAACAGCTTAGGAATTCTTTATCTGATTCATTTTCTGCTACCAAGTGGCATGTTAATCCAGAAACGTTTATTAATTTGAAGGAAAAGGTAATTCGCGTTATTAAAGGCGGAGAATTTGAGCTTTTTACGAATGAGAGCCAAGAGCACTTTTTTAATGGTGAATTTCAGATCACTCCAAATTCTGACAGAATGGGTTTTCGCCTTCAGGGAGCACCTCTGCAGATGGAAGAGCCAGTGGAGCTTATTTCTGAACCTGTAACAAATGGCACCATTCAGGTTCCGAAGGATGGAAACCCAATTGTTTTGCTTGCGGATCGGCAAACGACAGGAGGCTACCCGAAATTTGCTCAAGTGGTAACAGTCGACCTTCCTCTGCTTGCCCAAAAGAAGCCTGGTGAAAAAATCCGCTTTAAAGAGATTTCCTTAGAAGAGGCAGAACAGCTATATTTAAGACAAGAAAAGCAACTGGAGAAACTAAAGGCAGGACTTCAGCTAAAAGCGCTAAAACCGGCGAGCAGTGCAATAAAGCTATAA
- a CDS encoding TerD family protein, with the protein MGVMLSKGQKVDLTKSHPGLSTVTVGLGWDINQMGADYDLDASAFLLGGNSKVLSDQDFIFYNNPNGAGGSVIYSGDNRTGIGHQDDEQIRIDLNRVPPSIQRVAFTITIHNAYEKGQNFGHISNAYVRIVNEGNQTELIRFNLGREYTVETAIVAAELYRHNGEWKFNAIGSGFQGGLAALCRNFGVTVDDEPAPQNSFNAQPQSFAPPAQNQPYYDNTNTYSSSFPASGAGSFAPSSPPPAPAYGQAPVGGYQQQGYGHSQPPAGAYGDDNIICPRCSSTNVRTGEKGFGLGKAAIGGLILGPIGLLGGFIGKNQLKFTCNSCGNNWSPSNTDYAEWGRQQKQRAKELFMRFKSPDVLDAVVASCALVSMADGRLDPAEERKMMGFIHQSEELRVFDINKVQQQFNHFVRRIEYDQIVGRAEAFRALGKVRSKPEVARLVARYCISIGYADGHFDQREKQTVAEICQELGLNPNEFLS; encoded by the coding sequence ATGGGCGTAATGCTTAGCAAGGGCCAGAAGGTGGACTTAACGAAGTCCCATCCTGGTTTAAGCACGGTAACGGTTGGGTTAGGCTGGGATATCAATCAAATGGGAGCTGATTATGATTTAGATGCTTCTGCCTTTTTGCTTGGAGGCAACAGCAAGGTTCTTAGTGATCAGGATTTTATTTTTTATAATAACCCGAATGGAGCGGGCGGTTCTGTCATATACAGCGGTGACAACAGGACAGGCATTGGTCATCAAGATGACGAACAAATAAGAATAGATCTGAATAGAGTACCTCCTTCCATACAGCGAGTTGCCTTCACGATTACCATACATAATGCTTATGAAAAAGGGCAGAATTTTGGACATATTTCGAATGCATATGTAAGGATTGTAAATGAAGGCAATCAAACAGAGCTAATTCGTTTTAATCTTGGCCGGGAGTACACAGTAGAGACGGCAATCGTTGCTGCTGAATTATATCGCCATAACGGTGAGTGGAAGTTTAATGCAATCGGAAGCGGCTTTCAAGGCGGGCTTGCTGCCTTGTGCAGGAATTTCGGAGTTACGGTCGATGATGAGCCAGCACCACAAAATTCCTTTAATGCCCAGCCACAAAGCTTTGCTCCGCCTGCTCAAAATCAACCATATTACGATAACACGAACACCTACTCAAGCTCATTTCCAGCTAGCGGGGCAGGCTCTTTCGCTCCCTCCAGTCCGCCGCCAGCGCCAGCTTATGGACAAGCACCTGTTGGAGGTTATCAGCAGCAAGGGTACGGTCATAGCCAGCCACCAGCAGGAGCTTATGGTGATGATAATATCATCTGCCCTAGATGCAGCAGCACAAATGTGAGAACAGGTGAAAAGGGCTTTGGGTTGGGTAAAGCGGCAATTGGCGGCTTAATACTTGGTCCAATTGGTTTGCTGGGAGGATTTATCGGCAAAAACCAGCTGAAGTTCACTTGCAATAGCTGTGGAAACAATTGGTCACCATCCAATACAGACTATGCAGAGTGGGGCAGGCAGCAAAAACAGCGGGCAAAGGAGCTATTCATGCGCTTTAAAAGTCCTGATGTTCTTGATGCAGTTGTTGCGTCCTGTGCCCTTGTCAGCATGGCAGACGGCAGGCTCGATCCTGCTGAAGAGCGGAAGATGATGGGATTTATCCATCAAAGTGAGGAACTGCGGGTATTTGATATAAACAAGGTTCAGCAGCAATTCAATCATTTTGTAAGAAGAATAGAATATGATCAAATAGTCGGCAGAGCAGAAGCCTTCAGAGCATTAGGAAAGGTTCGTTCAAAGCCCGAGGTTGCTAGACTTGTGGCAAGATACTGTATTTCCATCGGTTATGCAGATGGGCACTTCGACCAAAGGGAAAAACAAACGGTTGCAGAGATTTGTCAGGAGCTTGGCCTTAATCCAAACGAGTTCTTATCCTAA
- a CDS encoding AAA family ATPase, which produces MTITRETNSKVNSIIENIEKVMIGKRDVAELSLIALLAQGHVLLEDVPGVGKTMMVRSLAKSVGANFRRIQFTPDLLPSDVTGVSIYNPKEMEFQFLPGPILGNIILADEINRTSPKTQSALLEAMEESSVTIDGVTHQLQKPFFVMATQNPIEYEGTYPLPEAQLDRFLLKMKMGYPTHEEEMDVLTRVQTSAPIEELNSVVTLEELIMLQAEVKKIYVDATIKKYIVDLAAETRTHPNVYLGASPRGSIALMRAVQSYAFVQGRDYVIPDDVQYLVKAVFSHRIILKSEAKFDGITAEDIMDEIMDTVQVPVRRLGS; this is translated from the coding sequence ATGACGATTACAAGAGAAACTAATAGCAAGGTAAACAGCATCATTGAAAATATAGAAAAGGTAATGATTGGTAAGCGAGATGTTGCGGAGCTAAGCTTAATCGCCTTGTTAGCACAAGGACATGTTTTGCTTGAGGATGTTCCCGGAGTAGGAAAAACAATGATGGTTCGTTCCTTAGCAAAATCAGTCGGGGCAAACTTCCGCAGAATTCAATTTACCCCCGATTTACTTCCATCTGATGTGACAGGTGTATCTATTTACAATCCGAAAGAAATGGAGTTTCAGTTTCTGCCTGGACCGATTTTAGGAAATATCATTCTGGCAGATGAAATTAACAGAACCTCACCAAAAACCCAATCCGCTTTATTAGAGGCTATGGAAGAAAGCAGTGTGACAATTGATGGTGTTACACATCAACTGCAAAAGCCGTTCTTTGTTATGGCCACCCAAAATCCAATCGAATACGAAGGAACATACCCTCTTCCAGAAGCTCAATTAGACCGTTTTCTTCTTAAAATGAAAATGGGCTACCCAACACATGAGGAAGAGATGGATGTACTTACTAGAGTGCAAACATCAGCTCCGATTGAAGAGCTTAACAGTGTTGTTACATTAGAAGAGCTTATTATGCTCCAAGCTGAAGTGAAAAAGATATACGTTGATGCCACGATAAAAAAATATATTGTGGACCTTGCAGCTGAAACTAGAACACATCCAAATGTGTATTTAGGTGCCAGCCCCCGTGGTTCCATTGCTTTAATGAGGGCGGTTCAAAGCTATGCATTTGTTCAAGGCAGGGATTATGTTATTCCTGATGATGTCCAATACCTTGTTAAAGCAGTCTTTTCCCATAGAATTATCTTGAAATCAGAAGCTAAATTCGATGGAATTACAGCAGAGGATATTATGGATGAGATTATGGATACAGTACAAGTCCCGGTTAGAAGGCTCGGTTCTTGA
- a CDS encoding STAS domain-containing protein, translating to MGENIKHLGNVLLQQKREIALTVHKRRLEGESLKTLKEIRHVEEELLLLRAHFISLFGQSLLNQDFEGSLSLFSDWGINTGASLSAQGVPLDEALKDVAFYRRAIWEVLKKEMKGKDFSIDEVFEVKDIIDPLLDFALYNFSLSYVDSYTNTLNNSRRAFLELSVPVVPITNDIAILPLIGDIDTERAQLLMEETLVKTRDMGINHLIIDISGVVIIDTMVANELFKLMDALGLLGIATIFSGVRPEIAQTMVNLGLNTKDLVTKASLRQALALLERENIK from the coding sequence ATGGGAGAAAATATAAAGCATCTAGGTAATGTACTATTACAACAAAAGCGAGAGATTGCATTGACTGTGCATAAACGCAGATTAGAAGGAGAAAGCCTGAAAACACTTAAAGAGATTCGCCATGTGGAAGAGGAGCTTCTTCTGCTGCGTGCTCATTTTATTTCTCTATTTGGACAAAGCCTGTTAAACCAAGATTTTGAAGGTTCTCTTTCGTTGTTTTCAGATTGGGGAATCAACACTGGTGCGAGTCTCTCTGCACAAGGTGTGCCGTTAGATGAAGCACTGAAGGATGTGGCTTTTTACAGAAGGGCCATATGGGAAGTATTAAAGAAGGAAATGAAGGGAAAAGACTTTTCTATTGATGAGGTTTTTGAAGTAAAGGACATTATTGATCCGTTATTAGATTTTGCTCTATATAATTTTAGCCTTTCCTATGTTGATTCTTATACGAATACGCTCAACAATTCAAGGAGAGCTTTTTTGGAGCTGTCTGTTCCGGTTGTGCCTATTACAAATGATATTGCAATCCTGCCGTTGATTGGTGATATTGATACAGAAAGGGCACAGCTGCTTATGGAAGAAACATTAGTTAAAACAAGGGATATGGGTATTAATCACTTAATTATCGATATTTCCGGCGTAGTTATTATTGATACGATGGTTGCAAATGAATTGTTCAAGCTAATGGATGCATTAGGACTTCTTGGCATTGCAACCATTTTCTCCGGCGTTCGTCCAGAGATAGCTCAAACAATGGTGAATCTTGGTTTGAATACGAAGGATCTTGTTACAAAAGCAAGCTTGAGACAAGCACTTGCACTATTAGAGAGAGAAAATATAAAATAA
- a CDS encoding putative bifunctional diguanylate cyclase/phosphodiesterase, which translates to MKRPFNIFKNSDMRIPLIYLIISACWVLFSSYILTYFTGDLRNFASYEMLKGWIFICVTSVILYLLIRRERIRNEQSNRRRLNAEFKFRTLVEESLLGIYILHEGRFAYVNSTFLDLSGYSSKELLQMHFSELILPLQEGNEVGLYNNRAELQLKKKDGTMLDVVVLSHKVSVIHNDAPAIMGSVLDNTEKRKYQRKLERLAFYDPLTNLANRRMLSQSFEETLSNVSVEKDKLALLFIDLDHFKGINDSIGHDMGDKVLKGLAERIVGCIPERGLVSRYGGDEFTVMIPDIQSEQEAEIIANDLITTFNEPLYIENQEFYITLSIGIAIFPVHGEELETLEKNADIAMYFAKEKGRNNSQLFTKSMRIFMVERLHLQHELRKAIENIDNHFFLVYQPKIDVVANKVLGVEALLRWKHPETGLISPARFIPIAEEMGTINALSKWVMNKASRQLRSWNEKGIKMSICINVSPLLFQQADFVESTLQAIEEAGVKSCDVQLEITESVLTNYLDEAIDKLNLLKSNGLTIAIDDFGTGYSSLSVLRKMPIDRLKIDQSFIRDLQKDKEIVALIISMANKLGMHVTAEGVETLEQCKQLQDLHCSEMQGYYFSKPITAEEMEEYLKRPPISSSI; encoded by the coding sequence ATGAAAAGACCATTTAATATATTTAAAAACTCCGACATGAGGATACCGCTTATCTATTTGATTATATCTGCATGCTGGGTTTTATTCTCATCTTATATTCTCACCTATTTCACTGGGGATTTGCGTAATTTCGCATCCTATGAAATGTTAAAGGGATGGATATTCATCTGTGTGACGAGTGTTATTCTTTATCTTTTAATAAGAAGAGAGAGAATTCGAAATGAACAATCAAACAGAAGGCGCTTAAATGCAGAATTTAAATTTAGGACATTGGTTGAAGAATCTCTTCTGGGAATTTATATCCTGCATGAAGGAAGATTTGCTTATGTTAATTCTACCTTTCTTGACCTTAGTGGCTACAGCAGCAAAGAACTGCTGCAAATGCATTTTTCTGAACTGATTTTGCCTTTGCAGGAAGGAAATGAAGTAGGATTGTACAATAATAGGGCAGAACTGCAGCTAAAGAAAAAGGATGGGACAATGCTTGACGTTGTAGTTCTGTCCCATAAAGTAAGTGTCATACATAATGACGCACCTGCAATTATGGGTTCCGTTTTAGATAATACAGAAAAGCGTAAATATCAAAGGAAGTTGGAGAGACTGGCGTTCTATGATCCACTTACAAATCTGGCAAATCGCCGGATGCTTTCCCAATCATTTGAGGAGACATTATCAAACGTTAGTGTGGAAAAGGACAAGCTAGCATTGTTATTTATCGACTTGGATCACTTTAAAGGAATCAATGACAGCATTGGTCACGATATGGGGGATAAGGTGCTAAAGGGACTTGCAGAAAGAATTGTCGGGTGTATACCGGAACGAGGACTTGTTTCACGGTATGGCGGAGATGAGTTTACTGTTATGATTCCAGACATTCAATCAGAACAAGAGGCAGAAATTATTGCCAATGATTTAATAACGACATTCAATGAGCCGTTGTATATTGAAAATCAGGAATTCTATATTACATTAAGCATTGGCATTGCCATTTTTCCTGTTCATGGGGAAGAACTGGAGACGCTTGAGAAAAATGCCGATATCGCGATGTACTTTGCAAAGGAAAAGGGACGGAACAATTCACAGCTATTCACAAAAAGTATGAGGATATTTATGGTTGAAAGGCTCCACCTCCAGCATGAGCTAAGAAAGGCGATAGAAAATATCGATAACCATTTCTTCTTAGTATATCAGCCTAAAATTGATGTTGTGGCTAATAAGGTATTAGGTGTAGAGGCATTATTGCGCTGGAAGCATCCTGAGACTGGTTTGATTTCGCCTGCACGCTTTATTCCTATTGCAGAAGAAATGGGAACAATCAATGCACTAAGCAAGTGGGTTATGAATAAAGCGAGCAGGCAGCTGAGAAGCTGGAATGAAAAAGGGATTAAAATGTCAATTTGCATTAATGTTTCCCCATTATTATTTCAGCAAGCCGACTTTGTGGAGAGCACTCTTCAGGCAATAGAGGAGGCAGGAGTTAAATCATGTGATGTTCAATTGGAGATTACAGAAAGTGTTTTGACCAATTATCTAGATGAGGCAATTGATAAGCTCAATCTGCTGAAAAGCAATGGACTGACAATTGCAATTGATGATTTCGGCACAGGCTACTCCTCTTTAAGTGTATTAAGAAAAATGCCAATAGACAGGTTGAAGATTGACCAGTCCTTTATAAGAGATTTACAAAAGGATAAAGAAATTGTTGCATTAATTATTTCAATGGCAAACAAGCTTGGAATGCATGTAACCGCTGAAGGTGTGGAAACACTGGAACAGTGTAAGCAGCTTCAGGATTTACATTGTAGTGAAATGCAAGGCTATTATTTCAGCAAACCGATTACAGCAGAAGAGATGGAAGAATACTTGAAGAGGCCGCCGATTTCGTCCTCTATTTAA
- a CDS encoding manganese catalase family protein, which produces MFRHQKELQFEVKVDKPDPMLARQIQEVLGGQFGEMTVMMQYLFQGFNCRGNEKYKDMLMDIGTEEIGHVEMLCSLISQLLDGASPDDQAEAAKDPTIAAIMGGVNPQHLLVSGLGGLPTNSNGVPWNGSYIVASGNLLADMRSNLHAESQGRLQVARLYHMTKDEGVRATFRKMLARDRYHQYQWLAAIEELEAKNGVVVPASFPPEMEKESQPEAYEFWNLSEGTESSDGLWATGSAQDGSGEFVYVKEPVAKGQIPKNKVPAESLHHDLNTIDTLK; this is translated from the coding sequence GTGTTTCGTCATCAAAAGGAATTACAGTTTGAAGTAAAGGTAGACAAGCCAGATCCAATGCTGGCACGCCAAATCCAAGAGGTTCTTGGTGGACAATTCGGAGAAATGACTGTTATGATGCAATATCTTTTTCAAGGGTTTAATTGTCGTGGGAATGAAAAATATAAGGATATGCTGATGGATATCGGCACAGAGGAAATTGGACATGTTGAAATGCTATGTTCCCTTATAAGCCAGCTGCTAGATGGCGCATCACCAGATGATCAGGCAGAAGCAGCTAAAGATCCTACGATAGCTGCTATTATGGGCGGAGTCAATCCACAGCATTTACTAGTAAGTGGTTTGGGAGGCCTTCCGACTAACTCTAACGGAGTACCTTGGAATGGTTCTTATATCGTAGCAAGCGGAAACCTTTTGGCAGATATGCGATCAAACCTTCATGCTGAAAGCCAAGGCCGCCTGCAGGTTGCGCGACTATACCACATGACAAAAGACGAAGGTGTCAGAGCTACATTTAGAAAGATGCTAGCTCGTGACAGATATCACCAATATCAATGGCTTGCAGCGATCGAGGAGCTGGAAGCGAAAAATGGAGTCGTTGTACCAGCAAGCTTCCCGCCAGAAATGGAGAAGGAATCGCAGCCTGAAGCTTATGAATTCTGGAATCTTTCTGAAGGAACAGAGTCATCTGACGGCTTATGGGCAACTGGATCAGCACAGGATGGTTCTGGGGAATTTGTATATGTGAAGGAGCCTGTTGCAAAAGGACAAATACCTAAAAATAAGGTGCCAGCAGAATCGCTACACCATGACTTAAATACAATCGACACACTCAAATAA
- a CDS encoding DUF58 domain-containing protein: MKTLLRRVLSIWKLLVLFLLAGAAFAYAMFQGGFVSWFLFYSFMPFAIYGALLAMYPLKEWKAVRKIAKHEYNAMESMTVELELTRKSVFPLFYLLVEDKFSFALKEKASGKVLIFPGFKKRIVFTYQVDALPRGEHLFTEVSVKTGDPLGLMEKEAAIAFPSRIIVYPVYEELSYKPFSTHYDQGATVSKERVQRDTTMAVGIREYQTGDRFSWINWKASAKRDSFMTKEFEQKQSHDILVVLDCEKSNGFETLVSFTASLIRGIIRKGAQVGLLTVEKERTAFPIRGGEGQRSLLFHHLAKCEDESPLTLANVLDNEMSTLQQQATLLITTTNLTKQLIEKTSYLANKRHQVVVFLVKDANESMTQQERSLKAGASSRGIIVIPVSKGRFKEAFSEVATS, encoded by the coding sequence ATGAAAACATTGTTAAGAAGAGTGCTTAGTATTTGGAAGCTTCTCGTCTTGTTTTTATTAGCAGGAGCTGCATTTGCTTATGCTATGTTTCAAGGAGGATTTGTCAGCTGGTTTTTATTTTACAGCTTTATGCCTTTTGCCATATATGGAGCGCTGCTTGCCATGTATCCGTTAAAGGAATGGAAGGCAGTAAGGAAAATTGCGAAGCATGAATACAATGCAATGGAATCAATGACAGTCGAGCTAGAGCTGACAAGAAAATCGGTGTTTCCACTGTTCTACCTGTTAGTAGAAGATAAATTCAGTTTTGCATTGAAGGAGAAGGCTTCCGGAAAAGTATTGATTTTCCCAGGGTTCAAAAAGCGGATTGTCTTTACTTATCAAGTGGATGCTCTTCCGAGAGGTGAGCATTTGTTTACTGAGGTATCTGTTAAAACAGGAGATCCACTCGGATTGATGGAAAAGGAAGCTGCCATTGCTTTCCCTAGTCGGATTATTGTTTATCCAGTTTACGAGGAGCTTTCTTATAAGCCTTTCTCAACTCATTATGACCAAGGAGCAACGGTTTCAAAGGAACGAGTTCAACGGGATACAACAATGGCAGTTGGAATTCGAGAATACCAGACTGGTGACAGGTTTTCTTGGATTAATTGGAAGGCAAGTGCCAAAAGAGATTCATTCATGACAAAGGAGTTTGAACAAAAACAATCCCATGACATTCTAGTAGTGCTTGATTGTGAGAAGAGTAATGGATTTGAGACACTTGTATCCTTTACTGCCTCTTTAATTAGAGGAATTATCCGCAAAGGTGCCCAAGTAGGTTTACTGACGGTAGAAAAGGAGCGGACAGCTTTTCCTATAAGAGGAGGGGAAGGTCAGCGAAGCCTTCTGTTTCATCATTTAGCAAAGTGTGAGGATGAGTCCCCGCTTACTTTGGCGAACGTGCTCGATAATGAAATGTCCACACTGCAGCAGCAGGCTACGCTATTGATTACTACAACGAACTTAACGAAGCAGCTCATTGAAAAGACAAGCTATCTTGCAAATAAACGTCATCAAGTTGTTGTATTTCTCGTCAAGGATGCAAACGAGAGCATGACACAGCAGGAAAGAAGCTTAAAAGCTGGAGCATCATCAAGGGGAATTATCGTTATTCCAGTATCAAAAGGGAGATTCAAAGAGGCATTTTCGGAGGTGGCAACTAGTTGA
- a CDS encoding transglutaminase domain-containing protein produces the protein MSSIRLHTAISNLMLYVLGFFLIWEWLRPMEQLTNTGNILVFIIFLILSLAMAYLRFAPILSGLIKLVYIIFILQSLYYETSFLTFSWIGPFMAEMIDNIAILFDTNWPDLTNMFKSLLFFILLWLMSYLIDYWLIKRRRIFTFFLLTMVYITVLDTFTPYNAYAAIIRTTIIGFTAMGMLTFYRMRDKENITGSKFLALKWIAPLLLFVFASAAIAFAAPKADPLWPDPVPFIQTIGDKGGGEGTGTGPHRVGYGVDDSRLGGDFEPDDTVVFQTEVQSPHYWKVETKDSYTGKGWVQSEEAIQMNGQDFQRIEGAGDIPFVAFESGNSVTTEEKESKVQFVEPFDYLLYPIGAKEAIATFDAMMIVETGNERISFDYPVNSYSVKYEEPEYSLDALTNADMEGYLRGNQEFAARYTQLPENLPQRVIDLANEITQDENNVFAKARAIENYFSANGFVYSQSDVAVPADDEDYVDQFLFETKIGYCDNYSTSMVVMLRALDIPARWVKGFTEGELIQQENNISEYDVTNNNAHSWVEAYFPGTGWVTFEPTQGFSNENTYVNDVRNEADTDTEETEQPQQEEQEQSEAEQTPEEETTASDQSEQFSFTKWWSALKAFAADNWQWIAGYAALLLVISWLLFWKRHKWLPYYYLWKFKRGKNGTDFEKAYLTLLKLLKLSGWGKQENMTLREYAKYIDHVLDSSDMAVLTAKYEELLYKGKRQDMDWSDLKASWERLIKKTAA, from the coding sequence TTGAGTTCAATTAGATTACATACAGCAATATCAAATTTAATGCTGTATGTTCTAGGTTTTTTTCTAATATGGGAATGGCTCCGACCGATGGAGCAATTAACAAATACAGGGAATATCCTCGTGTTTATCATATTTTTGATTCTCTCACTTGCTATGGCCTACTTACGCTTTGCTCCCATTTTGAGTGGGTTAATCAAACTAGTATATATAATTTTTATTTTACAATCTTTATACTATGAAACTTCCTTTTTAACGTTTAGCTGGATTGGGCCTTTTATGGCAGAAATGATAGATAATATCGCCATATTATTTGATACGAATTGGCCTGATTTGACTAATATGTTTAAGAGTCTACTCTTTTTTATATTGCTGTGGTTAATGTCTTACTTAATAGACTACTGGCTAATAAAGCGGAGAAGAATTTTCACCTTCTTCTTACTGACGATGGTTTATATAACCGTCCTTGATACATTTACTCCCTATAATGCATATGCAGCAATTATAAGGACTACGATTATAGGGTTTACAGCAATGGGGATGCTGACATTCTACCGAATGCGAGACAAGGAGAATATCACGGGCAGCAAATTTCTGGCATTAAAGTGGATTGCGCCACTATTATTGTTCGTTTTTGCCAGTGCGGCAATTGCATTTGCTGCACCGAAAGCAGACCCTTTATGGCCAGACCCTGTCCCATTCATCCAAACAATAGGTGACAAAGGCGGAGGGGAAGGAACCGGCACTGGACCACATCGAGTTGGTTATGGTGTTGATGATTCAAGACTTGGAGGAGATTTTGAGCCTGACGATACAGTCGTGTTTCAAACAGAGGTACAATCTCCTCATTATTGGAAAGTAGAGACAAAGGATAGTTATACAGGCAAGGGCTGGGTCCAATCAGAAGAAGCAATTCAAATGAATGGGCAAGACTTTCAAAGAATTGAAGGGGCAGGAGATATTCCGTTTGTCGCATTTGAAAGTGGAAACAGTGTGACAACAGAAGAAAAGGAAAGTAAGGTTCAATTTGTAGAGCCATTCGATTATTTGCTGTATCCAATAGGAGCAAAAGAAGCAATAGCAACATTTGATGCAATGATGATAGTCGAAACTGGCAATGAACGGATTTCATTCGATTATCCAGTTAATTCTTATTCAGTTAAGTATGAAGAGCCTGAGTATAGCTTAGATGCATTGACAAATGCTGATATGGAAGGATATTTACGGGGAAATCAAGAGTTTGCAGCAAGATATACGCAGCTGCCAGAAAATCTTCCACAGAGGGTAATTGATTTAGCAAATGAAATTACACAGGATGAAAATAATGTTTTTGCTAAAGCAAGAGCGATTGAGAATTATTTTTCTGCAAACGGCTTTGTCTATAGCCAAAGCGATGTTGCAGTACCAGCGGATGATGAGGATTATGTAGACCAATTTCTATTTGAAACAAAAATAGGTTATTGCGATAACTATTCAACATCTATGGTTGTTATGCTCCGTGCTCTCGATATACCTGCAAGATGGGTAAAAGGGTTCACAGAAGGAGAGCTTATCCAACAGGAGAACAATATAAGTGAATATGATGTAACAAATAATAATGCCCATTCCTGGGTAGAGGCATATTTCCCTGGAACTGGCTGGGTAACCTTCGAACCAACACAAGGATTTTCAAACGAAAACACGTATGTGAATGATGTCAGAAACGAAGCCGACACAGATACCGAGGAAACAGAGCAACCACAGCAGGAGGAACAGGAGCAAAGCGAAGCGGAACAAACTCCTGAAGAGGAAACAACCGCATCAGACCAGTCCGAGCAATTCTCCTTCACAAAGTGGTGGAGTGCATTGAAAGCATTTGCTGCAGATAATTGGCAATGGATAGCTGGCTACGCTGCCTTACTGTTAGTGATAAGCTGGTTGCTGTTCTGGAAAAGACATAAGTGGCTTCCATATTACTATCTATGGAAATTCAAAAGAGGGAAAAACGGCACTGATTTTGAAAAAGCCTATTTAACATTACTCAAGTTGCTAAAGCTCTCAGGCTGGGGCAAACAAGAGAACATGACATTAAGAGAATATGCCAAATACATTGACCATGTGTTGGACTCAAGTGATATGGCTGTACTGACTGCTAAATACGAAGAACTGCTGTATAAAGGCAAGCGTCAGGATATGGACTGGAGTGACTTAAAAGCATCATGGGAAAGGCTGATTAAAAAGACAGCAGCCTAA